Proteins encoded within one genomic window of Brassica rapa cultivar Chiifu-401-42 chromosome A09, CAAS_Brap_v3.01, whole genome shotgun sequence:
- the LOC103838449 gene encoding uncharacterized protein LOC103838449 yields MGEETSDESRTSIDKAIEAISSLISLSHSIKSFTVKWQLIRAKLDDLYSGLAALSNLDSSGHDPSLSSLISAVLTSLTDCYDLATRCVNVTYSGKLLMQSDLDVMAASFDRHARSLSRIYSAGILSRGFAIVVSKPGGGACKEDVRFYVRDLMTRMKVGDLEMKRQALVKLNEAMEEDDRYVKIVIEGNDLVNLLVGFLDSEMGVQEESVKALFFICGFGSYNGVLVRSGVIGPLVRVLENGSSVGREASAKCLMKLTENSENAWSVSAHGGVSALLKICSCGEFSGELIASSCGVLRNLVGVEEIKRYMIEEDDTMTTFVKLIGSKEEIVQVNSIDLLLSMCAKDEQTREVLVRQGGIQELVSVLSDPNPLSSSKSKEIALRAIDSLCFGSPGCLNALMSCKFLDHLLYLLSNGEISVQESALKVTSRLCSLPEEVKRIMGDAGFMPELVKFLDAKSFDVREMASVALYCLISVPKNRKKFAQDDFNIGYILKLLDHDDGRNASSDSGSTKFLISILMSLTSCNSARRKIASSGYLKSIEKLAETEGSDAKKLVKKLSMNRFRSMLSGIF; encoded by the coding sequence ATGGGTGAAGAAACAAGTGACGAATCAAGAACCAGCATCGACAAAGCAATCGAAGCGATATCCTCACTGATCTCACTCTCTCACTCAATCAAATCCTTCACCGTCAAATGGCAGCTCATCAGAGCCAAACTCGACGACCTCTACTCCGGCCTCGCCGCCCTCTCCAACCTCGACTCCTCCGGACACGACCCGTCTCTCTCCTCCCTAATCTCCGCCGTCCTAACCTCTCTAACCGACTGCTACGACCTCGCCACGCGCTGCGTGAACGTCACGTACAGCGGGAAGCTCCTGATGCAGAGCGATTTGGACGTGATGGCCGCGAGCTTCGACCGCCACGCGAGGAGCCTCTCCCGGATCTACTCCGCCGGGATCCTCAGCCGCGGCTTCGCGATCGTCGTGTCCAAGCCCGGCGGCGGCGCGTGTAAGGAGGACGTGAGGTTCTACGTTAGGGATTTGATGACGAGGATGAAGGTCGGAGATCTGGAGATGAAGAGGCAGGCTTTGGTGAAGCTTAACGAAGCCATGGAGGAGGATGATAGATATGTGAAGATTGTTATTGAAGGCAACGATTTGGTTAATCTCCTTGTCGGGTTTCTTGATTCTGAGATGGGTGTTCAGGAGGAATCTGTTAAAgctttgttttttatttgtgGGTTTGGTTCTTACAACGGTGTGTTGGTTCGGTCGGGTGTGATTGGGCCTTTGGTTAGGGTTCTTGAGAACGGGAGCTCTGTTGGTAGAGAAGCGTCCGCCAAGTGTTTGATGAAATTAACGGAGAATTCGGAGAACGCTTGGTCCGTCTCTGCTCATGGAGGCGTCTCTGCACTGCTAAAGATCTGTTCTTGCGGCGAGTTTAGCGGCGAGCTGATCGCTAGCTCGTGTGGAGTGTTGAGGAATCTCGTCGGTGTTGAAGAGATCAAGAGGTATATGATTGAAGAAGACGATACGATGACCACTTTCGTTAAGCTTATTGGGTCAAAGGAAGAGATTGTTCAGGTAAATTCTATTGATCTTTTGCTAAGTATGTGTGCTAAAGATGAGCAGACGCGTGAAGTCTTGGTTAGACAAGGAGGAATCCAGGAGCTAGTGAGTGTGTTATCAGATCCCAATCCGTTGTCCTCTTCTAAATCTAAGGAGATAGCGTTAAGGGCAATTGATAGCTTATGTTTCGGGTCACCCGGTTGTTTGAATGCGTTGATGAGCTGCAAGTTCTTGGATCATTTGTTGTATCTTTTAAGCAATGGGGAGATCTCTGTTCAAGAATCAGCCTTGAAGGTTACGTCTAGGCTCTGTAGCTTACCAGAAGAGGTTAAGAGGATAATGGGAGACGCTGGCTTTATGCCCGAGTTAGTTAAGTTTCTTGACGCTAAATCATTTGATGTAAGAGAGATGGCGAGCGTGGCGTTATACTGTTTGATCTCGGTTCCGAAGAACAGGAAGAAGTTTGCTCAAGACGACTTTAACATTGGCTACATTCTCAAGCTGCTAGACCATGACGATGGGAGAAATGCCAGCAGCGATTCGGGTAGCACGAAGTTCTTGATATCGATATTGATGTCTTTAACGAGCTGTAACAGCGCGAGGAGAAAGATTGCGAGTTCAGGGTACTTGAAAAGCATAGAGAAGCTAGCAGAAACTGAAGGTTCAGATGCTAAGAAGcttgtgaagaagttatctatGAACAGATTCCGCAGCATGCTAAgtggtatattttaa